In Geminocystis sp. NIES-3709, a single genomic region encodes these proteins:
- a CDS encoding ATP-dependent Clp protease proteolytic subunit, with translation MNSPIQAVSAPYRGDAYYRTPPPDLPSLLLKERIVYLGLPLVSPDEYKDQLGVDVTELIIAQLLFLQFDDPDKPIYLYINSTGTSWYGGDSIGFETEAFAICDTISYIKPPVHTICLGQAMGTAAMILASGTKGCRSSLPHATIILHQARQGAQGQATDIQIRAREVIVNKRVMINIFSDKTGQPPEKIEKDTDRMLYMNPQQAKEYGIIDRVLESTKQLPVPLSAVG, from the coding sequence ATGAATTCACCAATTCAAGCTGTAAGTGCGCCTTATAGAGGAGATGCTTATTATCGCACCCCTCCGCCAGATTTACCTTCTTTATTGTTAAAGGAAAGAATCGTTTATTTAGGTTTGCCTTTAGTCTCTCCCGATGAATATAAAGATCAATTAGGGGTAGATGTAACAGAGTTAATTATCGCCCAACTGTTGTTCTTACAATTTGACGATCCAGATAAGCCTATTTACCTGTATATTAATTCTACGGGTACATCATGGTATGGTGGAGATTCCATCGGATTTGAAACGGAAGCCTTCGCCATTTGTGACACGATTAGCTATATTAAGCCTCCTGTTCATACTATCTGTTTAGGTCAAGCTATGGGTACGGCTGCCATGATTTTAGCATCTGGGACAAAAGGCTGTCGATCGAGTCTTCCCCATGCTACTATTATTTTGCATCAAGCTAGACAAGGAGCGCAAGGACAAGCTACGGATATTCAAATTCGGGCAAGGGAGGTTATTGTGAATAAAAGAGTGATGATCAATATCTTCTCAGACAAAACAGGACAACCCCCTGAAAAGATCGAAAAAGACACTGATAGAATGCTCTATATGAATCCACAACAGGCGAAAGAATACGGCATTATCGATCGAGTTTTAGAAAGCACAAAACAATTACCAGTACCTTTATCCGCCGTCGGTTAA
- a CDS encoding transglutaminase family protein: MTSPSTPKFYPTIRPIVATYLDGICFKNQKLFAIDSHKGYLLSINPENSVTKIINSSYWQDFIGAKGLCITDDKLWFTNRGEIYVCTIVWEEDELKIVTPPQFSFSISYSANGIAIWENTLYITTQKTGHILVYSISGDAITKFYSPGIGYENITIKDEEIWLCDNLEQTVYCLDKVTGKLKYSMLTPFEYPTALSFYHDDSEDRDILYVAYSDQEPYIRDNPNAEPNHELLYRDRTFVHPLYFKYDEEKKQTLSNGFLLEVTYLEEISPLDSIEFKDLEWRIALPTESDRQKIKSVEAVGLPYVEEDYNGQKVALFQFPKFQSDERFVFGWRAVLEVWSIKYQIKPRDCESLPPLPTEFEGKYLIDDDDLSMSTDVILRGAEEARGSETNILRKMYNIRNYVYDHLTYGIKPHIDTPDIVLKRGTGSCGEYLGLLLALSRLNGIACRTVGRYKCPMKVLQFGVPLVPDFNHVWMEFYIPTLGWLPMESNPDDLDDGGPYPTRFFMGLSWYHVEMAKDVPFETLISQGLPVSKEKASIGQLAINHVCFTILQELQP, translated from the coding sequence ATGACTTCTCCTAGCACCCCCAAATTTTACCCCACGATTCGACCTATTGTAGCTACTTATCTTGACGGTATTTGTTTTAAAAATCAAAAATTATTTGCGATCGATTCCCATAAGGGTTATTTACTGTCTATTAATCCTGAAAATAGTGTCACAAAAATAATTAATAGTTCTTATTGGCAAGATTTCATCGGTGCGAAAGGCTTATGTATCACTGACGATAAATTATGGTTTACTAATAGGGGAGAAATTTATGTTTGTACGATCGTATGGGAAGAAGATGAATTAAAAATAGTAACTCCTCCTCAATTTTCTTTTTCTATTTCTTACTCTGCCAATGGTATCGCTATTTGGGAAAATACTCTCTACATTACCACCCAAAAAACCGGTCATATTTTGGTTTATTCCATCAGTGGAGATGCCATTACTAAGTTTTACTCTCCCGGTATTGGTTACGAAAATATCACCATTAAAGACGAAGAAATCTGGCTCTGTGATAATTTAGAACAAACGGTCTATTGTTTGGATAAGGTAACGGGAAAACTCAAATATAGTATGTTGACTCCCTTTGAATATCCTACTGCCTTAAGTTTTTATCACGATGACAGTGAGGATAGAGATATTTTATATGTTGCCTATAGTGATCAAGAACCTTATATTAGGGATAATCCCAACGCCGAGCCTAATCATGAATTACTCTATCGAGATCGAACTTTTGTTCATCCACTCTATTTCAAATATGATGAAGAAAAAAAACAAACCTTATCTAATGGTTTTCTCTTAGAAGTAACTTATTTAGAGGAAATTTCTCCCCTGGACTCGATCGAATTTAAAGATTTAGAGTGGCGCATTGCACTACCCACTGAAAGCGATCGACAAAAAATCAAAAGTGTTGAAGCCGTGGGTTTACCCTATGTCGAAGAAGACTATAATGGTCAAAAAGTAGCCTTATTTCAATTTCCTAAATTTCAATCCGATGAGCGTTTTGTTTTTGGTTGGCGTGCCGTTTTAGAAGTTTGGAGTATCAAATATCAAATTAAACCAAGAGATTGTGAAAGTTTACCCCCCTTACCCACCGAATTTGAAGGGAAATATTTAATCGATGACGATGATTTATCTATGAGTACCGATGTTATCTTAAGAGGTGCAGAAGAAGCTAGAGGCTCAGAAACTAATATTTTAAGAAAAATGTATAACATTCGTAACTATGTTTATGATCATCTTACTTACGGCATCAAACCCCATATAGATACTCCTGACATTGTTTTGAAAAGAGGTACTGGTTCTTGCGGAGAATATTTAGGATTATTATTAGCATTATCTCGGTTAAATGGTATTGCCTGTCGTACTGTAGGCCGTTATAAATGTCCCATGAAAGTTTTACAATTTGGAGTGCCTTTAGTTCCTGACTTTAATCATGTTTGGATGGAATTTTATATTCCGACTCTTGGTTGGTTGCCGATGGAGTCTAATCCCGACGATTTAGATGATGGTGGTCCTTATCCTACTCGCTTTTTTATGGGTTTATCATGGTATCATGTGGAGATGGCAAAAGACGTACCTTTTGAAACCCTTATAAGTCAAGGACTACCAGTTAGCAAAGAGAAAGCATCCATCGGGCAGTTAGCCATTAATCATGTTTGCTTTACTATTTTGCAAGAGTTACAGCCATGA
- a CDS encoding pentapeptide repeat-containing protein encodes MKVSQFLRQYEQGIREFKGIKLQSIDLARSVLVELNLQDGKLIGVNFNHTFLTKSNFSYSQLNWSDFSCAKLSEAIFNGADLTKVNFSGAFMVRSQFIKSQLSGANLSHGNIAKGDLTEANLCGAVLYRVNLRSATVAKTNLNWSNFQEARLSGANMKQCSGYQANFTRSFMKEVDLSESNLVEANLDGARLSGANLQGANLQGANLKEARLSKVNFKDADLRGANLHGADLEMANLNGAILENTNLSQANLNGAILSNTNLANTFLDKTALPDTLQRIISFEHNSNVNYYGFNIGLEAC; translated from the coding sequence ATGAAAGTTTCCCAGTTTTTACGCCAATATGAACAAGGAATTCGTGAATTTAAGGGGATTAAGTTGCAATCTATCGACTTAGCTCGATCGGTTTTAGTTGAGTTAAATTTACAGGATGGAAAACTAATTGGAGTTAATTTTAATCATACCTTTCTTACTAAGTCTAATTTTAGTTATAGTCAGCTTAATTGGTCTGATTTTAGTTGCGCCAAGTTAAGTGAAGCTATTTTCAATGGTGCTGATTTAACGAAAGTAAATTTTAGTGGAGCTTTTATGGTACGATCGCAATTTATCAAAAGTCAATTAAGTGGTGCTAATCTGAGTCATGGAAATATCGCCAAAGGAGATTTAACGGAAGCTAATTTATGTGGTGCAGTTTTATATCGTGTAAACTTACGCAGTGCAACCGTAGCAAAAACAAATCTGAATTGGAGTAATTTTCAAGAAGCGAGATTAAGTGGGGCTAATATGAAACAATGCTCTGGTTATCAAGCTAATTTTACTCGATCGTTCATGAAAGAAGTCGATTTAAGTGAAAGTAATTTAGTCGAAGCTAACTTAGATGGTGCTAGATTAAGTGGGGCAAATTTACAAGGGGCAAATTTACAAGGAGCAAACTTAAAAGAAGCACGATTGTCTAAAGTCAACTTTAAAGATGCAGATTTAAGGGGAGCAAATTTACACGGTGCTGACTTAGAAATGGCTAATTTAAACGGTGCGATTTTGGAAAACACTAACTTATCTCAAGCTAATTTAAACGGTGCAATTTTATCAAATACAAACCTTGCCAATACTTTTTTAGATAAAACTGCTTTACCAGATACCTTACAAAGAATTATATCTTTTGAACATAATAGTAATGTCAATTATTATGGTTTTAATATTGGTTTAGAAGCCTGTTAA
- a CDS encoding bifunctional ADP-dependent NAD(P)H-hydrate dehydratase/NAD(P)H-hydrate epimerase, which produces MIIKNKENSIINDHCTIVTAKQMQEIENRMFTEGMPVASLMEKAALLCSQRIYQEYPLIQSTTVGFIIGSGHNGGDGLVIARELFLKGYQVKLYTPLANNSKDLTAQHLQYARFLNIDFVTDIEGLINGDVIIDCLFGFGLNRQITNSLAHDIILLNQWQKPVISIDIPSGIHTDTGEVLGVAVKAHLTLCLGLWKLGLFQSPAWEYTGKLEKIDLGIPDNLVKEVIHQSPLTQLITREKVKTVLPLPRAVNTHKYRQGNLLLICGSRQYAGAALFSAYGANVSGVGMLTMIIPQSLQPLINSHIPSALVVATKETKTGVMDFTSLSDVDLSKYNTILFGMGITREKIPYLPLQEILTTSAILVIDADGFNYLTEDNLHILSQRLAPTILTPHEGEFKRLFPNINLNKNRLEGLQEAAKKINGTILLKGSKTMISHQGQYNWIIKEGTTALARGGSGDVLSGFLGGLLAQTDFIKHSIQDVVASAGWLHQQGGILAVEDLTELGVDGITLAHYISQSIAILIQNKIN; this is translated from the coding sequence ATGATTATAAAAAATAAAGAAAATTCAATTATTAATGACCATTGTACGATCGTAACGGCTAAACAGATGCAGGAAATTGAAAACCGAATGTTTACGGAAGGAATGCCTGTAGCTAGTTTAATGGAAAAAGCCGCCTTATTATGTAGTCAAAGAATTTATCAGGAATATCCCCTAATTCAATCTACAACAGTGGGATTTATTATCGGTAGTGGACATAATGGTGGTGATGGGTTAGTTATTGCTAGAGAATTGTTTTTAAAAGGTTATCAGGTTAAGTTATATACACCCCTAGCTAATAATTCTAAAGATTTAACGGCACAACATTTACAATACGCTAGATTTTTAAATATTGATTTTGTCACAGATATTGAAGGTTTAATTAATGGTGATGTGATTATTGATTGTCTTTTTGGTTTTGGTTTAAATCGTCAAATTACTAACTCTTTAGCCCATGACATTATTTTACTCAATCAGTGGCAAAAACCTGTTATTAGTATTGACATCCCTTCAGGTATACACACCGACACGGGAGAAGTTTTAGGAGTTGCAGTAAAAGCCCACCTTACTTTATGCTTGGGCTTGTGGAAATTAGGACTCTTTCAGTCTCCAGCTTGGGAGTATACAGGAAAATTAGAAAAAATTGATCTAGGTATTCCCGATAATCTTGTTAAAGAAGTTATTCATCAATCTCCTCTGACACAACTTATCACTAGGGAAAAAGTTAAAACGGTTTTACCACTTCCTCGTGCAGTGAATACCCACAAATATCGTCAAGGTAATTTACTATTAATCTGTGGCTCTCGTCAATATGCCGGGGCGGCTCTATTCTCCGCTTATGGTGCTAATGTTAGTGGAGTAGGAATGTTAACGATGATTATACCTCAATCTTTGCAACCTTTGATTAATAGTCATATTCCTTCGGCTTTAGTGGTGGCTACGAAGGAAACGAAAACAGGAGTAATGGATTTTACTTCTTTATCTGATGTCGATTTATCTAAATATAATACGATCCTTTTTGGCATGGGCATAACCAGAGAAAAAATACCTTATCTTCCTCTGCAAGAAATTTTGACAACTTCTGCAATATTAGTTATCGATGCTGATGGTTTTAACTATCTCACAGAAGACAATTTGCATATCTTATCACAGCGTCTTGCACCAACAATCTTAACTCCCCATGAAGGAGAATTTAAACGTTTATTTCCCAATATTAACTTAAATAAAAATCGACTAGAAGGATTGCAAGAGGCGGCTAAAAAAATTAATGGAACAATTTTACTAAAAGGCTCAAAAACGATGATTAGTCATCAAGGGCAATACAACTGGATTATAAAAGAAGGTACGACTGCATTAGCAAGGGGAGGTAGTGGGGATGTATTGAGTGGTTTTCTGGGGGGATTATTGGCACAAACAGATTTTATTAAACATTCTATTCAAGATGTGGTAGCTTCAGCCGGATGGTTACATCAACAAGGGGGAATTTTAGCGGTAGAAGATTTAACAGAGTTAGGAGTTGATGGGATTACTTTAGCTCATTATATTTCCCAATCGATCGCAATTTTGATTCAAAATAAAATTAATTAA
- a CDS encoding response regulator gives MISSGVLRQKLQSLQGKKFTGRIDIKNSQGKEWRLYFCLSRLIWADGGYHPYRAWERLLNKYCPHLDHHFIDINKAKEFECWNYYLIVSLLQRFLITKEQALFLVNERVKQILFDIYQAENKDKLNYDLVLVEDNFPEESGLRVSITMLKIETVLTSVESQWRQWENLGIASFSPNYAPVVKNPVLLQQKFKGKENTYRKLVSLLNGKFPLIELADKLNLTITKVTLWLKPYFEQGLISLVEIKDQPVQVTLIGISNHDYKITKTTHQQLIICVDDSLQICEIMEHIVTEAGYQYFSIQNPLKALSEILKRKPDLIFLDLIMPIVNGYEICSQIRRVSALKDTPIIILTSNDGMVDRVRSKLVGASGFLGKPIDQEKVLAKIKSSLRSNNSLKSNNPSQTLELSTETGS, from the coding sequence ATGATTAGTTCAGGAGTACTAAGACAAAAACTGCAATCCCTCCAAGGAAAAAAGTTTACAGGCAGAATAGACATCAAGAATAGTCAAGGTAAAGAATGGCGATTATATTTTTGCCTAAGTCGTTTAATTTGGGCTGATGGTGGTTATCATCCTTATAGGGCATGGGAAAGGTTATTAAACAAATATTGTCCTCATTTAGATCATCATTTTATTGATATTAATAAAGCTAAGGAATTTGAGTGCTGGAATTATTACTTAATCGTTTCTTTATTACAAAGATTTTTAATTACGAAAGAACAAGCATTATTTTTAGTTAATGAGAGAGTTAAACAAATATTATTTGATATTTATCAAGCCGAAAATAAGGACAAATTAAATTATGATTTAGTCTTAGTAGAAGATAATTTTCCTGAAGAATCTGGCTTAAGAGTTTCTATTACTATGTTAAAAATAGAGACAGTATTAACATCTGTAGAATCTCAATGGCGACAATGGGAAAATTTAGGTATAGCATCATTTAGCCCTAATTATGCCCCCGTGGTAAAAAATCCTGTATTATTGCAACAAAAATTTAAAGGAAAAGAAAATACTTACAGAAAATTAGTATCATTATTAAACGGAAAATTTCCTTTAATAGAATTAGCAGATAAGTTAAATTTAACAATTACAAAAGTTACTCTGTGGCTAAAACCTTATTTTGAACAGGGTTTAATTTCGTTGGTAGAAATAAAAGATCAACCAGTACAAGTAACGTTAATTGGAATCAGTAATCATGATTATAAAATAACTAAAACTACTCATCAACAATTAATAATATGTGTCGATGACAGTTTACAAATTTGCGAAATTATGGAACATATTGTTACTGAAGCTGGTTATCAATATTTTTCAATTCAAAATCCTTTAAAAGCCCTATCAGAAATATTGAAAAGAAAACCAGATTTAATTTTTTTAGACTTAATAATGCCTATTGTTAATGGTTATGAAATTTGTTCTCAAATTCGTCGGGTTTCAGCGTTAAAAGATACTCCAATTATTATTTTAACCAGTAATGATGGTATGGTCGATCGAGTTAGAAGTAAACTTGTCGGTGCTAGTGGTTTTTTAGGCAAACCCATCGATCAAGAGAAAGTTTTAGCTAAAATAAAATCTAGTTTACGATCGAATAATTCCTTAAAATCGAATAATCCTTCCCAAACTCTCGAATTGTCAACGGAAACAGGTAGTTAA
- the glpX gene encoding class II fructose-bisphosphatase: MLETTLGLEIIEVVEQAAIASSKWMGKGEKDIADEVAVEAMRERMNKIRMRGRIVIGEGERDDAPMLYIGEEVGICTRPDAAQVCNLDELIEIDIAVDPCEGTNLVAYGQNGSMAVLAISEKGGLFAAPDFYMKKLAAPPAAKGHVDINKSATENLKIIAECMNRSIDELVVVVMDRSRHNDLVKEIREAGARVRLISDGDVSAAISCAFSGSNIHALMGIGAAPEGVISAAAMRCLGGHFQGQLIYDPEIVKTGLIGESKESNLERLRSMGITDPDKVYNAEELASGETVLFAACGITPGTLMQGVRFFHGGARTQSLVISSQSSTARFVDTVHMFDKPKTIQLK, encoded by the coding sequence ATGTTAGAAACAACTCTCGGTTTAGAAATTATTGAAGTAGTAGAACAAGCTGCGATCGCATCTTCAAAATGGATGGGAAAAGGGGAAAAAGATATTGCTGACGAAGTAGCAGTAGAAGCTATGCGCGAAAGAATGAATAAAATCAGAATGCGTGGCAGAATCGTGATCGGGGAAGGAGAAAGAGATGATGCACCTATGCTTTATATTGGAGAAGAAGTAGGTATTTGTACTCGTCCTGATGCCGCTCAAGTATGTAATCTTGATGAATTAATAGAGATTGATATTGCAGTCGATCCCTGTGAAGGTACTAATCTTGTAGCATATGGTCAAAACGGTTCTATGGCAGTGTTAGCCATCTCCGAAAAAGGCGGATTATTTGCCGCACCTGATTTCTACATGAAAAAATTGGCTGCTCCTCCTGCCGCTAAAGGTCACGTTGACATCAACAAATCTGCTACAGAAAACCTCAAAATTATTGCCGAGTGTATGAATCGTAGCATTGATGAGTTAGTTGTTGTTGTAATGGATCGTTCACGTCATAACGACTTAGTTAAAGAAATTCGTGAAGCCGGTGCAAGAGTGCGTTTAATTAGTGATGGTGACGTTTCTGCCGCAATTTCTTGTGCTTTTTCTGGTAGTAATATTCATGCCTTAATGGGTATTGGAGCAGCCCCTGAAGGTGTTATTTCTGCGGCGGCAATGCGTTGTTTAGGTGGTCACTTCCAAGGACAATTAATTTATGATCCTGAAATCGTTAAAACCGGTTTAATCGGCGAAAGTAAAGAAAGCAACCTTGAGCGTTTACGCAGTATGGGTATTACTGATCCTGATAAAGTTTACAACGCTGAAGAATTAGCCTCTGGCGAAACCGTACTGTTTGCAGCTTGTGGTATTACTCCCGGTACTTTAATGCAAGGTGTACGCTTCTTCCATGGTGGTGCGAGAACTCAAAGTTTGGTAATCTCTAGCCAGTCTAGTACTGCTCGTTTTGTCGATACTGTTCATATGTTTGATAAACCTAAAACTATCCAATTAAAATAA
- the psbQ gene encoding photosystem II protein PsbQ: MRLLRPILSLVLVLVTTLLVSCSSPTQAKIPTVYTPEKIAQLESFLSPIASAREKMDTLKGFIEAQNWTDTRTFIHGPLGELRQDMTIMSRKLLPKDQQPAQNLAKELFSHFDRIDAAAKDRNSAFAQAQYLEAIKDFDAYLNLIPTNS, translated from the coding sequence ATGAGATTATTACGTCCCATTCTTTCTTTAGTTTTAGTTTTAGTCACAACTTTACTAGTTAGTTGTAGTAGTCCTACTCAAGCTAAAATTCCTACGGTTTATACTCCTGAAAAAATTGCCCAATTAGAGTCTTTTCTTAGTCCGATTGCATCTGCAAGGGAAAAAATGGATACCCTCAAAGGCTTTATTGAAGCTCAAAATTGGACCGATACAAGAACTTTCATTCATGGTCCTTTAGGGGAATTACGTCAAGATATGACCATTATGTCAAGAAAATTATTACCTAAAGATCAACAACCAGCTCAAAATTTAGCTAAAGAATTATTCTCTCATTTTGATAGAATTGATGCGGCGGCGAAAGATCGGAATAGTGCGTTTGCTCAAGCTCAATATTTAGAAGCAATTAAAGACTTTGATGCTTATCTAAATCTTATCCCCACGAATAGTTAA
- a CDS encoding ATP-dependent Clp protease proteolytic subunit — protein sequence MPIGVPRVPYQAPGQPYSDWVNIYDRLYRERIIFLGRGVNDSLANQIIAVMLYLDSEDNNKPIYLYINSPGGSVTAGLAIYDTMQHIKSEVVTICVGLAASMGAFLLTAGTKGKRLALPHSRIMIHQPLGGVQGRRQATDIEIEAKEILRIRDDLNGMMAFHTGQPIEKIAKDTDRDYFMSAQEALEYGLIDKVIEDRV from the coding sequence ATGCCTATAGGAGTACCTAGAGTTCCATACCAAGCACCCGGACAACCTTACAGCGACTGGGTTAATATTTACGATCGTCTTTATCGAGAACGAATTATCTTTTTAGGTAGAGGAGTTAATGATAGTTTAGCCAATCAAATTATTGCGGTAATGCTCTATCTCGATTCTGAAGATAATAATAAGCCTATTTATCTTTATATTAACTCTCCGGGTGGTTCTGTAACGGCAGGATTAGCGATTTATGACACCATGCAACATATCAAATCGGAAGTTGTCACTATTTGTGTTGGTTTAGCCGCTTCTATGGGTGCATTTTTACTAACAGCTGGAACAAAAGGAAAGCGTTTAGCTTTACCCCACTCTCGGATTATGATACACCAACCATTAGGAGGAGTTCAAGGAAGAAGACAAGCTACCGATATTGAAATCGAAGCAAAGGAAATCCTGCGTATTCGGGATGACTTAAATGGAATGATGGCATTTCATACAGGACAACCTATTGAAAAAATTGCCAAAGATACCGATCGAGACTACTTTATGTCAGCACAAGAAGCACTTGAATATGGATTGATTGATAAGGTAATCGAAGATAGAGTATAA
- the trpE gene encoding anthranilate synthase component I — translation MIFPDFSAFSALTQKGNFIPVYRELVADLETPVSAWYKVCADEPYSFLLESVEGGEYLGRYSFLGCDPVWVLETKSDRTKQYHRDGRVDIFTGNPFDIVSNCLESIKPVNLSQLPVGIGGLFGYWGYELISWIEPKVKTYPPQEGDLPDGIWMQVDNLLIFDQVKRKIWAIAYADLRQKDLTLEDIYQQACERISKLVLKLQLPLPVLAKPLEFNPQNFSDSQTNYKSNTTKEKFCQNVEKAKEYIKAGDIFQVVVSQKLQANYHGNPFELYRSLRLINPSPYMAYYNFNGWQIIGSSPEVMVKAQKHPNGTTTATLRPIAGTRPRGQNHQEDEALAQDLLNDPKELAEHVMLVDLGRNDLGRVCLKGSVKVNELMVIERYSHVMHIVSNVIGELDPQYSAWDLLKAAFPAGTVSGAPKIRSMEIINELESERRGPYSGVYGYYDFEGQLNTAITIRTMIVERISNTENNRVSVQAGAGLVADSDPEKEYQETLNKAKGLLEAIRSLS, via the coding sequence ATGATCTTTCCGGATTTCTCCGCATTTTCTGCTTTAACTCAAAAAGGTAATTTTATCCCTGTCTATCGAGAATTAGTCGCAGACTTAGAAACTCCCGTCTCTGCATGGTATAAAGTTTGTGCCGATGAACCCTATAGTTTTTTGTTAGAGTCCGTAGAAGGAGGAGAATATTTGGGAAGATACAGTTTTTTAGGTTGTGATCCTGTTTGGGTATTGGAGACAAAAAGCGATCGCACTAAGCAATACCATCGAGATGGTCGAGTGGACATTTTCACCGGCAATCCTTTTGATATTGTCAGCAACTGTTTAGAGTCTATTAAACCTGTTAATTTATCACAACTACCTGTTGGAATTGGAGGTTTATTTGGTTATTGGGGATACGAGTTAATTTCGTGGATTGAACCTAAAGTAAAAACTTATCCTCCCCAAGAAGGTGATTTACCTGATGGTATATGGATGCAAGTTGATAACTTATTAATCTTTGACCAAGTTAAAAGAAAAATTTGGGCGATCGCCTATGCTGATTTGAGACAAAAAGATCTTACTTTAGAAGATATTTATCAACAGGCTTGTGAAAGAATTAGTAAATTAGTACTAAAATTGCAACTTCCTTTGCCCGTTTTAGCTAAACCCTTAGAATTTAACCCACAAAATTTTTCTGATTCCCAAACTAATTATAAAAGCAACACGACAAAAGAAAAATTCTGTCAGAATGTAGAAAAAGCAAAAGAATATATTAAAGCAGGAGATATATTTCAAGTTGTTGTCTCTCAAAAGTTACAGGCGAACTATCACGGAAATCCTTTTGAGTTATATCGATCGTTGCGTTTAATTAATCCTTCTCCTTATATGGCTTACTACAATTTTAACGGATGGCAGATTATTGGTTCTTCCCCAGAAGTTATGGTAAAAGCCCAGAAACATCCTAATGGCACAACCACAGCAACTCTACGCCCCATCGCTGGAACTCGTCCTAGAGGGCAAAATCATCAAGAAGATGAAGCCTTGGCTCAAGATTTACTAAATGATCCCAAAGAACTTGCTGAACACGTTATGTTAGTTGATTTAGGACGAAATGATTTAGGTAGAGTCTGTCTTAAGGGAAGCGTGAAAGTCAATGAACTTATGGTAATTGAACGATACTCTCATGTAATGCACATTGTTAGTAATGTAATTGGAGAATTAGATCCCCAATATTCCGCATGGGACTTATTAAAAGCGGCTTTTCCGGCTGGAACAGTTAGTGGTGCTCCTAAAATTCGATCAATGGAAATAATCAATGAATTAGAGTCTGAAAGGAGAGGCCCTTATTCGGGAGTCTATGGATATTACGATTTTGAAGGTCAACTTAACACGGCTATTACTATTAGAACTATGATCGTGGAAAGAATATCCAATACAGAAAATAATAGAGTATCTGTACAGGCCGGGGCTGGATTAGTGGCGGATTCCGACCCAGAAAAAGAATATCAAGAAACTTTAAACAAAGCAAAAGGCTTATTAGAGGCGATTCGTAGTCTTAGTTGA
- the rpmF gene encoding 50S ribosomal protein L32 has translation MAVPKKKTSKSKRNQRKAHWIKKAELQAQKALALGKSVLSGKSNSFVYPTDEEETEE, from the coding sequence ATGGCAGTACCTAAGAAGAAAACATCTAAATCTAAACGTAATCAACGTAAAGCTCATTGGATTAAAAAAGCTGAATTACAGGCTCAAAAAGCCTTAGCTTTGGGTAAATCGGTATTAAGTGGTAAATCTAACAGTTTTGTTTACCCTACTGATGAAGAAGAAACAGAAGAGTAG